A genomic segment from Diospyros lotus cultivar Yz01 chromosome 5, ASM1463336v1, whole genome shotgun sequence encodes:
- the LOC127802703 gene encoding uncharacterized protein LOC127802703 isoform X2: MKPMQTLQDLIEEAKLRTVYWALCVFAVAYFLTNTSKSMWMNIPISVLFVSALRIIFNEVEFKWKVRKICQQTYLMHLENKQLSVNDSCLLTMPPPPKWKRKIDSPIVEAAMEEFIDKVLRDFVTDLWYSDITPDKEGPELMHGIIMDVLGEVSQRVKEINLVDLLTRDIVDLVGDHLELFRRNQAVIGVDVMGTLSSEERDDHLKHHLIASKELHPALISSECEYKVLQRLIGGLLAVVLRPQEAQCPVVCCIARELVTSLVVQPLMNFASPGYVNELIEYIFLAIQDNSSKDTVDDQSTIVGHTNSHAVAADIIQGGSDPMVLRSVNQKEISLDASENLISQLSSEDPMHPHAADWARILDAATQRRTEVLMPENLENMWTRGRNYKKKIRKTPNGEFHTPISNGSLTSNAQPTKILGKEMLAQRSVISSATDEKARLHLLQEFHTVAQVSGGKNNVMHLSDDLNKDHSVGGAPLDELEDTASHFSIENKRRLKRSNSTSALNIQLIMEKSYTNEGGRPIISDFYYPDFSSLNNENAVKGASDVMFGGEGIHRPKLRSRVIGAYFEKLGSKSFAVYSIAVTDADKRTWFVKRRYRNFERLHRHLKDIPNYTLHLPPKRIFSSSTEDAFVHQRCIQLDKYLQDLLSIPNVAEQHEVWDFLSVSSKNYSFGKSSSVMSTLVVNVDDAFDDIVRQFKGVSDGLMRKVIGSSSLPHEASPVIPVRNLSLNSCRTSKHLSWQSSTASAKSISDEEDHKDDIQGHEEVEPTVHANGWHSDNELNSKGFPPRVVKRGHKSRNLESDKKHGMEAESLSGGLGRYPAAGFPVTSDNLEDPVQVPPEFLLFLWEPLLGIVGDPEQPPRLKWIPPNLTLPVLNLVDKMFQLKRRGWLRRQVFWISKQILQLMMEDAIDDWLLRQIQWLRRDDVIAQGIRWVQDVLWPDGTFYRRLNTPTQMDDCQCNQRSFQSTSSCSAVSNPGSFELQLEAARRASDVKKMIFNGAPAALVSLIGHKQYKRCAKDIYYFLQSSICLKQLAYGILELILVSIFPELRDLMLDIHEKMRSQPE, from the exons ATGAAGCCGATGCAGACATTGCAAGATCTGATCGAGGAAGCCAAGCTTCGGACTGTGTATTGGGCGCTCTGTGTCTTTGCCGTCGCTTACTTCTTGACGA ACACGAGCAAGTCAATGTGGATGAATATTCCCATATCAGTATTATTTGTTTCGGCATTGAGGATTATATTTAATGAGGTGGAGTTTAAATGGAAGGTGCGGAAAATTTGCCAGCAGACATACTTAATGCATTTAGAGAATAAGCAGTTATCAGTGAATGATTCTTGCCTTTTGACGATGCCGCCACCCCCTAAATGGAAGAGAAAAATTGATTCTCCCATTGTAGAGGCTGCAATGGAGGAGTTTATTGACAAAGTTTTGCGGGATTTTGTTACTGATCTGTGGTATTCAGATATTACACCAGACAAGGAGGGACCTGAGCTTATGCATGGAATAATCATGGATGTTCTTGGAGAAGTATCTCAAAGGGTCAAAGAGATAAACCTAGTTGACTTGCTGACAAG GGATATAGTTGACTTAGTAGGAGATCACCTAGAACTTTTCAGAAGAAACCAAGCTGTAATTGGTGTTGATGTCATGGGAACATTGTCATCCGAAGAAAGGGATGACCACTTGAAACACCATCTTATTGCTTCAAAGGAGCTCCATCCCGCATTGATATCTTCTGAGTGTGAGTACAAG GTTCTTCAACGGCTTATAGGTGGGTTGTTAGCTGTAGTGCTAAGACCTCAAGAAGCTCAATGTCCTGTGGTTTGTTGCATTGCCCGAGAGCTTGTAACTTCTTTGGTAGTGCAACCTCTTATGAATTTTGCAAGCCCTGG ATATGTGAATGAGTTGATCGAGTACATTTTCCTTGCTATTCAAGACAACAGTAGTAAAGACACAGTTGATGACCAATCTACAATAGTGGGCCATACAAATTCTCATGCTGTTGCTGCAGATATCATACAAGGAGGGAGTGATCCTATGGTGCTAAGATCTGTCAATCAGAAAGAGATTTCCCTGGATGCATCAGAAAATTTGATTTCTCAATTATCTAGTGAAGACCCCATGCATCCACATGCTGCTGACTGGGCACGCATACTGGATGCAGCAACACAGAGGAGAACAGAGGTTTTGATGCCtgaaaatcttgaaaatatgtGGACCAGGGGAAGaaattacaaaaagaaaattcgTAAGACCCCTAATGGAGAATTTCACACTCCAATTTCAAATGGTTCATTGACATCCAATGCTCAACCTACAAAAATTTTAGGGAAGGAAATGCTTGCCCAAAGGTCTGTAATTTCTTCTGCCACAGACGAGAAAGCTCGCTTACATTTGCTACAAGAATTTCATACGGTGGCTCAAGTAAGTGGCGGAAAGAACAATGTAATGCACTTATCTGATGACCTAAATAAGGACCATTCTGTTGGGGGAGCACCTCTTGATGAATTGGAGGATACTGCTTCTCATTTTTCCATTGAGAATAAAAGAAGGCTTAAGAGATCAAATAGCACTTCTGCCCTAAACATTCAACTTATTAtggaaaaatcatatacaaatgAAGGTGGAAGACCCATTATTTCGGACTTCTATTACCCAGATTTTAGCAGTCTAAATAATGAGAATGCTGTTAAGGGTGCTTCAGATGTGATGTTTGGTGGTGAAGGAATCCACAGGCCCAAGCTCAGGAGCCGG GTTATAGGAGCATACTTTGAGAAACTTGGCTCAAAATCATTTGCTGTTTACTCAATTGCAGTGACAGATGCTGATAAAAGAACTTGGTTTGTGAAAAGAAG ATACAGAAATTTTGAGAGGTTACATCGTCACCTAAAGGACATTCCTAACTATACATTACATTTGCCTCCCAAAAGGATTTTTTCCTCAAGCACAGAGGATGCATTTGTTCATCAACGTTGCATTCAGCTCGACAAATATCTGCAA GATCTCTTGTCAATACCTAATGTTGCTGAACAGCATGAAGTGTGGGACTTCTTGAGTGTTTCCTCAAAG AATTACTCTTTTGGAAAATCTTCCTCTGTGATGAGCACCCTGGTAG TTAATGTGGATGATGCTTTCGATGATATTGTACGGCAGTTTAAAGGGGTTTCGGATGGATTAATGAGAAAAGTTATTGGTTCCTCTTCCCTTCCTCATGAAGCCTCTCCTGTGATTCCAGTCAGGAACTTATCCTTGAATTCTTGTCGGACTAGTAAGCATCTTTCATGGCAAAGTTCCACAGCATCAGCGAAAAGTATTTCTGATGAGGAAGATCATAAAGATGACATTCAAGGCCATGAGGAAGTAGAACCTACTGTGCATGCTAACGGTTGGCATTCAGACAATGAATTGAATTCAAAGGGTTTTCCTCCTAGGGTGGTCAAACGAGGTCATAAGTCAAGAAACTTGGAATCTGATAAAAAACATGGTATGGAGGCAGAATCTCTTTCAGGTGGCCTAGGTAGATATCCTGCAGCAGGTTTCCCAGTAACTTCTGATAACCTGGAGGATCCCGTTCAAGTTCCACCAGAG TTCTTGCTATTCTTATGGGAACCACTCTTGGGCATTGTTGGTGACCCAGAACAGCCTCCAAGACTTAAG TGGATCCCTCCTAATTTAACATTGCCTGTGTTGAATTTAGTTGATAAGATGTTTCAGCTAAAGAGAAGAGGCTGGCTAAG AAGACAAGTCTTCTGGATATCAAAGCAAATATTGCAGTTGATGATGGAAGATGCTATTGATGACTGGCTCCTGAGGCAAATTCAGTGGCTAAGGAGAGATGATGTTATTGCTCAAGGAATACGGTGGGTCCAAGAT GTTCTATGGCCTGATGGTACATTCTACCGGAGATTAAACACTCCAACTCAAATGGATGATTGTCAATGTAATCAGAGATCTTTTCAAAGTACAAGCAGTTGCAGTGCAGTTTCTAATCCCGGTTCTTTTGAGCTACAACTTGAAGCTGCTCGTAGAGCTAGTGATGTCAAGAAAATGATCTTCA ATGGAGCTCCAGCTGCTCTGGTCAGCTTGATTGGGCATAAACAGTACAAGCGATGTGCAAAAGATATATACTATTTTCTTCAG TCTTCAATCTGTTTGAAACAACTTGCATATGGAATATTGGAACTGATACTTGTATCAATTTTCCCGGAGCTGAGGGATCTTATGCTGGATATTCACGAGAAGATGCGGTCGCAACCTGAATAG
- the LOC127802703 gene encoding uncharacterized protein LOC127802703 isoform X1: MKPMQTLQDLIEEAKLRTVYWALCVFAVAYFLTNTSKSMWMNIPISVLFVSALRIIFNEVEFKWKVRKICQQTYLMHLENKQLSVNDSCLLTMPPPPKWKRKIDSPIVEAAMEEFIDKVLRDFVTDLWYSDITPDKEGPELMHGIIMDVLGEVSQRVKEINLVDLLTRDIVDLVGDHLELFRRNQAVIGVDVMGTLSSEERDDHLKHHLIASKELHPALISSECEYKVLQRLIGGLLAVVLRPQEAQCPVVCCIARELVTSLVVQPLMNFASPGYVNELIEYIFLAIQDNSSKDTVDDQSTIVGHTNSHAVAADIIQGGSDPMVLRSVNQKEISLDASENLISQLSSEDPMHPHAADWARILDAATQRRTEVLMPENLENMWTRGRNYKKKIRKTPNGEFHTPISNGSLTSNAQPTKILGKEMLAQRSVISSATDEKARLHLLQEFHTVAQVSGGKNNVMHLSDDLNKDHSVGGAPLDELEDTASHFSIENKRRLKRSNSTSALNIQLIMEKSYTNEGGRPIISDFYYPDFSSLNNENAVKGASDVMFGGEGIHRPKLRSRVIGAYFEKLGSKSFAVYSIAVTDADKRTWFVKRSRYRNFERLHRHLKDIPNYTLHLPPKRIFSSSTEDAFVHQRCIQLDKYLQDLLSIPNVAEQHEVWDFLSVSSKNYSFGKSSSVMSTLVVNVDDAFDDIVRQFKGVSDGLMRKVIGSSSLPHEASPVIPVRNLSLNSCRTSKHLSWQSSTASAKSISDEEDHKDDIQGHEEVEPTVHANGWHSDNELNSKGFPPRVVKRGHKSRNLESDKKHGMEAESLSGGLGRYPAAGFPVTSDNLEDPVQVPPEFLLFLWEPLLGIVGDPEQPPRLKWIPPNLTLPVLNLVDKMFQLKRRGWLRRQVFWISKQILQLMMEDAIDDWLLRQIQWLRRDDVIAQGIRWVQDVLWPDGTFYRRLNTPTQMDDCQCNQRSFQSTSSCSAVSNPGSFELQLEAARRASDVKKMIFNGAPAALVSLIGHKQYKRCAKDIYYFLQSSICLKQLAYGILELILVSIFPELRDLMLDIHEKMRSQPE; this comes from the exons ATGAAGCCGATGCAGACATTGCAAGATCTGATCGAGGAAGCCAAGCTTCGGACTGTGTATTGGGCGCTCTGTGTCTTTGCCGTCGCTTACTTCTTGACGA ACACGAGCAAGTCAATGTGGATGAATATTCCCATATCAGTATTATTTGTTTCGGCATTGAGGATTATATTTAATGAGGTGGAGTTTAAATGGAAGGTGCGGAAAATTTGCCAGCAGACATACTTAATGCATTTAGAGAATAAGCAGTTATCAGTGAATGATTCTTGCCTTTTGACGATGCCGCCACCCCCTAAATGGAAGAGAAAAATTGATTCTCCCATTGTAGAGGCTGCAATGGAGGAGTTTATTGACAAAGTTTTGCGGGATTTTGTTACTGATCTGTGGTATTCAGATATTACACCAGACAAGGAGGGACCTGAGCTTATGCATGGAATAATCATGGATGTTCTTGGAGAAGTATCTCAAAGGGTCAAAGAGATAAACCTAGTTGACTTGCTGACAAG GGATATAGTTGACTTAGTAGGAGATCACCTAGAACTTTTCAGAAGAAACCAAGCTGTAATTGGTGTTGATGTCATGGGAACATTGTCATCCGAAGAAAGGGATGACCACTTGAAACACCATCTTATTGCTTCAAAGGAGCTCCATCCCGCATTGATATCTTCTGAGTGTGAGTACAAG GTTCTTCAACGGCTTATAGGTGGGTTGTTAGCTGTAGTGCTAAGACCTCAAGAAGCTCAATGTCCTGTGGTTTGTTGCATTGCCCGAGAGCTTGTAACTTCTTTGGTAGTGCAACCTCTTATGAATTTTGCAAGCCCTGG ATATGTGAATGAGTTGATCGAGTACATTTTCCTTGCTATTCAAGACAACAGTAGTAAAGACACAGTTGATGACCAATCTACAATAGTGGGCCATACAAATTCTCATGCTGTTGCTGCAGATATCATACAAGGAGGGAGTGATCCTATGGTGCTAAGATCTGTCAATCAGAAAGAGATTTCCCTGGATGCATCAGAAAATTTGATTTCTCAATTATCTAGTGAAGACCCCATGCATCCACATGCTGCTGACTGGGCACGCATACTGGATGCAGCAACACAGAGGAGAACAGAGGTTTTGATGCCtgaaaatcttgaaaatatgtGGACCAGGGGAAGaaattacaaaaagaaaattcgTAAGACCCCTAATGGAGAATTTCACACTCCAATTTCAAATGGTTCATTGACATCCAATGCTCAACCTACAAAAATTTTAGGGAAGGAAATGCTTGCCCAAAGGTCTGTAATTTCTTCTGCCACAGACGAGAAAGCTCGCTTACATTTGCTACAAGAATTTCATACGGTGGCTCAAGTAAGTGGCGGAAAGAACAATGTAATGCACTTATCTGATGACCTAAATAAGGACCATTCTGTTGGGGGAGCACCTCTTGATGAATTGGAGGATACTGCTTCTCATTTTTCCATTGAGAATAAAAGAAGGCTTAAGAGATCAAATAGCACTTCTGCCCTAAACATTCAACTTATTAtggaaaaatcatatacaaatgAAGGTGGAAGACCCATTATTTCGGACTTCTATTACCCAGATTTTAGCAGTCTAAATAATGAGAATGCTGTTAAGGGTGCTTCAGATGTGATGTTTGGTGGTGAAGGAATCCACAGGCCCAAGCTCAGGAGCCGG GTTATAGGAGCATACTTTGAGAAACTTGGCTCAAAATCATTTGCTGTTTACTCAATTGCAGTGACAGATGCTGATAAAAGAACTTGGTTTGTGAAAAGAAG CAGATACAGAAATTTTGAGAGGTTACATCGTCACCTAAAGGACATTCCTAACTATACATTACATTTGCCTCCCAAAAGGATTTTTTCCTCAAGCACAGAGGATGCATTTGTTCATCAACGTTGCATTCAGCTCGACAAATATCTGCAA GATCTCTTGTCAATACCTAATGTTGCTGAACAGCATGAAGTGTGGGACTTCTTGAGTGTTTCCTCAAAG AATTACTCTTTTGGAAAATCTTCCTCTGTGATGAGCACCCTGGTAG TTAATGTGGATGATGCTTTCGATGATATTGTACGGCAGTTTAAAGGGGTTTCGGATGGATTAATGAGAAAAGTTATTGGTTCCTCTTCCCTTCCTCATGAAGCCTCTCCTGTGATTCCAGTCAGGAACTTATCCTTGAATTCTTGTCGGACTAGTAAGCATCTTTCATGGCAAAGTTCCACAGCATCAGCGAAAAGTATTTCTGATGAGGAAGATCATAAAGATGACATTCAAGGCCATGAGGAAGTAGAACCTACTGTGCATGCTAACGGTTGGCATTCAGACAATGAATTGAATTCAAAGGGTTTTCCTCCTAGGGTGGTCAAACGAGGTCATAAGTCAAGAAACTTGGAATCTGATAAAAAACATGGTATGGAGGCAGAATCTCTTTCAGGTGGCCTAGGTAGATATCCTGCAGCAGGTTTCCCAGTAACTTCTGATAACCTGGAGGATCCCGTTCAAGTTCCACCAGAG TTCTTGCTATTCTTATGGGAACCACTCTTGGGCATTGTTGGTGACCCAGAACAGCCTCCAAGACTTAAG TGGATCCCTCCTAATTTAACATTGCCTGTGTTGAATTTAGTTGATAAGATGTTTCAGCTAAAGAGAAGAGGCTGGCTAAG AAGACAAGTCTTCTGGATATCAAAGCAAATATTGCAGTTGATGATGGAAGATGCTATTGATGACTGGCTCCTGAGGCAAATTCAGTGGCTAAGGAGAGATGATGTTATTGCTCAAGGAATACGGTGGGTCCAAGAT GTTCTATGGCCTGATGGTACATTCTACCGGAGATTAAACACTCCAACTCAAATGGATGATTGTCAATGTAATCAGAGATCTTTTCAAAGTACAAGCAGTTGCAGTGCAGTTTCTAATCCCGGTTCTTTTGAGCTACAACTTGAAGCTGCTCGTAGAGCTAGTGATGTCAAGAAAATGATCTTCA ATGGAGCTCCAGCTGCTCTGGTCAGCTTGATTGGGCATAAACAGTACAAGCGATGTGCAAAAGATATATACTATTTTCTTCAG TCTTCAATCTGTTTGAAACAACTTGCATATGGAATATTGGAACTGATACTTGTATCAATTTTCCCGGAGCTGAGGGATCTTATGCTGGATATTCACGAGAAGATGCGGTCGCAACCTGAATAG
- the LOC127802703 gene encoding uncharacterized protein LOC127802703 isoform X3, which yields MKPMQTLQDLIEEAKLRTVYWALCVFAVAYFLTNTSKSMWMNIPISVLFVSALRIIFNEVEFKWKVRKICQQTYLMHLENKQLSVNDSCLLTMPPPPKWKRKIDSPIVEAAMEEFIDKVLRDFVTDLWYSDITPDKEGPELMHGIIMDVLGEVSQRVKEINLVDLLTRDIVDLVGDHLELFRRNQAVIGVDVMGTLSSEERDDHLKHHLIASKELHPALISSECEYKVLQRLIGGLLAVVLRPQEAQCPVVCCIARELVTSLVVQPLMNFASPGYVNELIEYIFLAIQDNSSKDTVDDQSTIVGHTNSHAVAADIIQGGSDPMVLRSVNQKEISLDASENLISQLSSEDPMHPHAADWARILDAATQRRTEVLMPENLENMWTRGRNYKKKIRKTPNGEFHTPISNGSLTSNAQPTKILGKEMLAQRSVISSATDEKARLHLLQEFHTVAQVSGGKNNVMHLSDDLNKDHSVGGAPLDELEDTASHFSIENKRRLKRSNSTSALNIQLIMEKSYTNEGGRPIISDFYYPDFSSLNNENAVKGASDVMFGGEGIHRPKLRSRVIGAYFEKLGSKSFAVYSIAVTDADKRTWFVKRSRYRNFERLHRHLKDIPNYTLHLPPKRIFSSSTEDAFVHQRCIQLDKYLQDLLSIPNVAEQHEVWDFLSVSSKNYSFGKSSSVMSTLVVNVDDAFDDIVRQFKGVSDGLMRKVIGSSSLPHEASPVIPVRNLSLNSCRTSKHLSWQSSTASAKSISDEEDHKDDIQGHEEVEPTVHANGWHSDNELNSKGFPPRVVKRGHKSRNLESDKKHGMEAESLSGGLGRYPAAGFPVTSDNLEDPVQVPPEWIPPNLTLPVLNLVDKMFQLKRRGWLRRQVFWISKQILQLMMEDAIDDWLLRQIQWLRRDDVIAQGIRWVQDVLWPDGTFYRRLNTPTQMDDCQCNQRSFQSTSSCSAVSNPGSFELQLEAARRASDVKKMIFNGAPAALVSLIGHKQYKRCAKDIYYFLQSSICLKQLAYGILELILVSIFPELRDLMLDIHEKMRSQPE from the exons ATGAAGCCGATGCAGACATTGCAAGATCTGATCGAGGAAGCCAAGCTTCGGACTGTGTATTGGGCGCTCTGTGTCTTTGCCGTCGCTTACTTCTTGACGA ACACGAGCAAGTCAATGTGGATGAATATTCCCATATCAGTATTATTTGTTTCGGCATTGAGGATTATATTTAATGAGGTGGAGTTTAAATGGAAGGTGCGGAAAATTTGCCAGCAGACATACTTAATGCATTTAGAGAATAAGCAGTTATCAGTGAATGATTCTTGCCTTTTGACGATGCCGCCACCCCCTAAATGGAAGAGAAAAATTGATTCTCCCATTGTAGAGGCTGCAATGGAGGAGTTTATTGACAAAGTTTTGCGGGATTTTGTTACTGATCTGTGGTATTCAGATATTACACCAGACAAGGAGGGACCTGAGCTTATGCATGGAATAATCATGGATGTTCTTGGAGAAGTATCTCAAAGGGTCAAAGAGATAAACCTAGTTGACTTGCTGACAAG GGATATAGTTGACTTAGTAGGAGATCACCTAGAACTTTTCAGAAGAAACCAAGCTGTAATTGGTGTTGATGTCATGGGAACATTGTCATCCGAAGAAAGGGATGACCACTTGAAACACCATCTTATTGCTTCAAAGGAGCTCCATCCCGCATTGATATCTTCTGAGTGTGAGTACAAG GTTCTTCAACGGCTTATAGGTGGGTTGTTAGCTGTAGTGCTAAGACCTCAAGAAGCTCAATGTCCTGTGGTTTGTTGCATTGCCCGAGAGCTTGTAACTTCTTTGGTAGTGCAACCTCTTATGAATTTTGCAAGCCCTGG ATATGTGAATGAGTTGATCGAGTACATTTTCCTTGCTATTCAAGACAACAGTAGTAAAGACACAGTTGATGACCAATCTACAATAGTGGGCCATACAAATTCTCATGCTGTTGCTGCAGATATCATACAAGGAGGGAGTGATCCTATGGTGCTAAGATCTGTCAATCAGAAAGAGATTTCCCTGGATGCATCAGAAAATTTGATTTCTCAATTATCTAGTGAAGACCCCATGCATCCACATGCTGCTGACTGGGCACGCATACTGGATGCAGCAACACAGAGGAGAACAGAGGTTTTGATGCCtgaaaatcttgaaaatatgtGGACCAGGGGAAGaaattacaaaaagaaaattcgTAAGACCCCTAATGGAGAATTTCACACTCCAATTTCAAATGGTTCATTGACATCCAATGCTCAACCTACAAAAATTTTAGGGAAGGAAATGCTTGCCCAAAGGTCTGTAATTTCTTCTGCCACAGACGAGAAAGCTCGCTTACATTTGCTACAAGAATTTCATACGGTGGCTCAAGTAAGTGGCGGAAAGAACAATGTAATGCACTTATCTGATGACCTAAATAAGGACCATTCTGTTGGGGGAGCACCTCTTGATGAATTGGAGGATACTGCTTCTCATTTTTCCATTGAGAATAAAAGAAGGCTTAAGAGATCAAATAGCACTTCTGCCCTAAACATTCAACTTATTAtggaaaaatcatatacaaatgAAGGTGGAAGACCCATTATTTCGGACTTCTATTACCCAGATTTTAGCAGTCTAAATAATGAGAATGCTGTTAAGGGTGCTTCAGATGTGATGTTTGGTGGTGAAGGAATCCACAGGCCCAAGCTCAGGAGCCGG GTTATAGGAGCATACTTTGAGAAACTTGGCTCAAAATCATTTGCTGTTTACTCAATTGCAGTGACAGATGCTGATAAAAGAACTTGGTTTGTGAAAAGAAG CAGATACAGAAATTTTGAGAGGTTACATCGTCACCTAAAGGACATTCCTAACTATACATTACATTTGCCTCCCAAAAGGATTTTTTCCTCAAGCACAGAGGATGCATTTGTTCATCAACGTTGCATTCAGCTCGACAAATATCTGCAA GATCTCTTGTCAATACCTAATGTTGCTGAACAGCATGAAGTGTGGGACTTCTTGAGTGTTTCCTCAAAG AATTACTCTTTTGGAAAATCTTCCTCTGTGATGAGCACCCTGGTAG TTAATGTGGATGATGCTTTCGATGATATTGTACGGCAGTTTAAAGGGGTTTCGGATGGATTAATGAGAAAAGTTATTGGTTCCTCTTCCCTTCCTCATGAAGCCTCTCCTGTGATTCCAGTCAGGAACTTATCCTTGAATTCTTGTCGGACTAGTAAGCATCTTTCATGGCAAAGTTCCACAGCATCAGCGAAAAGTATTTCTGATGAGGAAGATCATAAAGATGACATTCAAGGCCATGAGGAAGTAGAACCTACTGTGCATGCTAACGGTTGGCATTCAGACAATGAATTGAATTCAAAGGGTTTTCCTCCTAGGGTGGTCAAACGAGGTCATAAGTCAAGAAACTTGGAATCTGATAAAAAACATGGTATGGAGGCAGAATCTCTTTCAGGTGGCCTAGGTAGATATCCTGCAGCAGGTTTCCCAGTAACTTCTGATAACCTGGAGGATCCCGTTCAAGTTCCACCAGAG TGGATCCCTCCTAATTTAACATTGCCTGTGTTGAATTTAGTTGATAAGATGTTTCAGCTAAAGAGAAGAGGCTGGCTAAG AAGACAAGTCTTCTGGATATCAAAGCAAATATTGCAGTTGATGATGGAAGATGCTATTGATGACTGGCTCCTGAGGCAAATTCAGTGGCTAAGGAGAGATGATGTTATTGCTCAAGGAATACGGTGGGTCCAAGAT GTTCTATGGCCTGATGGTACATTCTACCGGAGATTAAACACTCCAACTCAAATGGATGATTGTCAATGTAATCAGAGATCTTTTCAAAGTACAAGCAGTTGCAGTGCAGTTTCTAATCCCGGTTCTTTTGAGCTACAACTTGAAGCTGCTCGTAGAGCTAGTGATGTCAAGAAAATGATCTTCA ATGGAGCTCCAGCTGCTCTGGTCAGCTTGATTGGGCATAAACAGTACAAGCGATGTGCAAAAGATATATACTATTTTCTTCAG TCTTCAATCTGTTTGAAACAACTTGCATATGGAATATTGGAACTGATACTTGTATCAATTTTCCCGGAGCTGAGGGATCTTATGCTGGATATTCACGAGAAGATGCGGTCGCAACCTGAATAG